In one Pseudomonas purpurea genomic region, the following are encoded:
- a CDS encoding DUF6586 family protein: MAHELYTRTNQKIYFAGLSLEALARAEEGRAMNSLALIQAGRESTLFHLYGALLGLCHEIAGFYRLPQANAPRAEMLLTREILEAIAIPEMAEMVELAHNPETWLAKLLAAHAAMFQPPRAPHKPKGDVTQPLIVAVNLDEEQAPELSREELESWRQNLKGLAIRFREGLNEC; this comes from the coding sequence ATGGCCCACGAACTCTATACCCGTACCAATCAGAAAATTTACTTCGCTGGTCTATCGCTTGAGGCGCTGGCCCGGGCGGAAGAGGGGCGGGCGATGAATTCCCTGGCGCTGATTCAGGCGGGTCGCGAATCTACGCTGTTTCACCTGTACGGTGCGCTGCTGGGGCTGTGCCATGAAATCGCCGGTTTCTACCGTTTGCCGCAGGCCAATGCGCCACGGGCGGAGATGCTGCTGACGCGTGAAATCCTCGAAGCCATTGCCATCCCCGAGATGGCGGAGATGGTTGAGTTGGCACATAACCCCGAAACCTGGCTGGCGAAACTGCTCGCTGCCCACGCAGCGATGTTCCAGCCGCCGCGCGCGCCCCACAAACCCAAGGGCGATGTGACGCAGCCATTGATTGTGGCGGTCAATCTTGACGAAGAGCAGGCGCCGGAGTTGAGTCGTGAGGAGCTTGAGAGCTGGCGTCAGAACCTGAAAGGGTTGGCGATCCGCTTTCGCGAAGGTCTTAACGAGTGCTAG
- the topA gene encoding type I DNA topoisomerase → MGKSLVIVESPAKAKTINKYLGNQYVVKSSIGHIRDLPTSGSASASKEPAAKRGKAAAGEVPALSPKEKARKQLVSRMGVDPDHGWKAKYEILPGKEKVIEELRRLAKDADTIYLATDLDREGEAIAWHLREAIGGDDSRYKRVVFNEITKKAIQEAFSQPGELDIDRVNAQQARRFLDRVVGYMVSPLLWAKIARGLSAGRVQSVAVKLVVEREREIRAFNPEEYWEVHADLGTAKGATVRFDVAREKGEAFKPLNETQAMAALEKLKASSYSIVKREDKPTSSKPSAPFITSTLQQAASNRLGFGVKKTMMMAQRLYEAGYITYMRTDSTNLSADAVTMARTYIEDEFGKKYLPENPNVYSSKEGAQEAHEAIRPSDANTEPSKLSGMERDAERLYELIWRQFLACQMLPAQYLSTTVTVGAGDFELRAKGRILKFDGYTRVMPQIAKPGDDDVLPDMAQGDAMKLIKLDPTQHFTKPPARYSEASLVKEMEKRGIGRPSTYAAIISTIQDRGYVALHNRRFYSEKMGDIVTERLSESFSNLMDYGFTAGMEENLDDVAQGERDWKSVLDEFYGDFKKKLEVAESPESGMRANQPVMTDIPCVTCGRPMQIRTASTGVFLGCSGYSLPPKERCKATVNLVPGDEIAADDEGESESLVLRGKHRCPICSTAMDAYLLDEKRKLHICGNNPDCSGYEIEEGSYRIKGYEGPSLECDKCGSEMQLKTGRFGKFFGCTNATCKNTRKLLKSGDAAPPKMDPVKMPELKCEKVNDTYILRDGASGLFLAASQFPKNRETRAPLVIEIVPHKDEIDPKYHFLCEAPKKDPDGRPAVIRYSRKTKEQYVQTEVDGKPTGWKAFYDGGKWTVEDKRTPAKA, encoded by the coding sequence ATGGGCAAATCGCTGGTCATTGTGGAATCCCCGGCTAAGGCCAAGACCATCAACAAGTATCTGGGTAACCAATACGTGGTGAAGTCGAGTATCGGCCATATCCGAGACCTGCCCACCAGCGGTTCGGCTAGCGCCAGCAAAGAGCCTGCCGCCAAGCGCGGCAAGGCCGCTGCAGGTGAAGTGCCGGCGCTGTCGCCGAAAGAGAAAGCGCGCAAGCAGCTGGTCTCGCGCATGGGGGTTGATCCGGACCATGGCTGGAAAGCCAAGTACGAGATCCTCCCGGGCAAGGAGAAAGTCATCGAAGAGCTGCGCCGGCTCGCCAAGGATGCTGACACCATCTATCTCGCAACGGACTTGGATCGCGAGGGGGAAGCCATTGCCTGGCACCTGCGCGAAGCCATCGGTGGTGATGACAGCCGCTACAAGCGCGTGGTGTTCAACGAAATCACCAAGAAGGCGATTCAGGAAGCCTTCTCCCAGCCGGGCGAGCTGGACATTGATCGGGTTAACGCTCAGCAGGCGCGTCGCTTCCTCGACCGCGTGGTGGGTTACATGGTTTCGCCACTGTTGTGGGCCAAGATTGCTCGTGGTCTGTCCGCAGGTCGCGTGCAATCGGTTGCCGTGAAACTGGTGGTGGAGCGTGAACGTGAAATTCGCGCGTTCAACCCGGAAGAATACTGGGAAGTACACGCCGACCTCGGTACCGCCAAGGGTGCTACCGTGCGCTTTGACGTGGCCCGCGAGAAAGGCGAAGCCTTCAAACCGCTGAACGAAACCCAGGCCATGGCTGCGCTGGAAAAGCTCAAGGCCTCCAGCTACAGCATCGTCAAGCGCGAAGACAAGCCGACCAGCAGCAAGCCATCGGCGCCGTTCATCACGTCGACCCTGCAACAGGCCGCGAGCAACCGTCTGGGTTTCGGCGTGAAGAAAACCATGATGATGGCCCAGCGCTTGTACGAAGCCGGCTACATCACTTATATGCGTACCGACTCCACTAACCTCTCGGCTGATGCCGTGACGATGGCGCGTACTTATATTGAAGACGAGTTCGGCAAGAAGTACCTGCCGGAAAACCCGAACGTCTACAGCAGCAAGGAAGGCGCACAAGAGGCTCACGAAGCGATTCGTCCGTCTGACGCCAATACCGAGCCAAGCAAGCTGTCGGGCATGGAGCGTGATGCAGAGCGGCTCTACGAGCTGATCTGGCGCCAGTTCCTGGCTTGCCAGATGCTGCCGGCCCAATACCTGTCGACCACGGTCACCGTGGGTGCCGGTGACTTCGAGTTGCGCGCCAAGGGCCGCATCCTGAAATTCGACGGCTACACCCGCGTCATGCCGCAAATCGCCAAGCCGGGCGACGATGATGTGTTGCCAGACATGGCCCAGGGCGATGCGATGAAGCTGATCAAGCTTGATCCCACCCAGCACTTCACCAAGCCGCCAGCACGTTACTCGGAAGCGAGCCTGGTTAAAGAAATGGAAAAACGCGGTATCGGTCGTCCTTCGACCTACGCGGCGATCATTTCGACCATTCAGGACCGCGGTTACGTTGCGCTGCACAACCGTCGCTTCTACTCGGAGAAGATGGGTGACATCGTCACCGAGCGCCTGTCCGAGAGCTTCTCCAATCTGATGGACTACGGCTTCACTGCCGGCATGGAAGAGAATCTCGATGACGTCGCCCAGGGCGAACGTGACTGGAAAAGCGTGCTCGACGAGTTCTACGGTGACTTCAAGAAAAAACTCGAAGTCGCCGAGAGCCCGGAAAGCGGCATGCGCGCCAACCAACCGGTCATGACCGATATTCCGTGTGTGACCTGCGGTCGCCCGATGCAGATTCGTACCGCATCGACCGGCGTGTTCCTCGGTTGCTCGGGCTACAGCCTGCCGCCGAAAGAACGCTGCAAGGCCACCGTCAACCTCGTGCCGGGCGATGAAATCGCGGCGGACGACGAGGGTGAATCGGAGTCGCTGGTGCTGCGTGGTAAACACCGTTGCCCGATCTGCAGCACCGCAATGGATGCGTACCTGCTGGATGAGAAGCGCAAGCTGCACATCTGCGGTAATAACCCGGATTGCTCGGGTTATGAGATCGAAGAGGGCAGCTATCGCATCAAGGGCTATGAAGGTCCAAGCCTGGAATGCGACAAGTGCGGCAGCGAGATGCAGCTCAAGACGGGTCGTTTCGGCAAGTTCTTCGGGTGCACCAATGCAACCTGCAAGAACACCCGCAAACTGCTGAAGAGCGGTGACGCGGCGCCGCCGAAGATGGACCCGGTGAAGATGCCGGAGCTCAAGTGCGAAAAGGTCAACGACACCTACATCCTGCGTGACGGTGCTTCCGGCCTGTTCCTGGCGGCCAGTCAGTTCCCGAAAAATCGCGAGACCCGTGCTCCGCTGGTGATCGAGATCGTGCCGCACAAGGATGAGATCGATCCGAAGTATCACTTCCTCTGCGAAGCGCCGAAGAAGGACCCGGACGGTCGTCCAGCGGTGATCCGTTACAGCCGCAAGACCAAAGAGCAGTACGTGCAGACCGAAGTCGACGGCAAGCCTACTGGCTGGAAAGCGTTCTACGACGGCGGCAAGTGGACGGTTGAAGACAAGCGTACCCCCGCAAAGGCTTAA
- a CDS encoding DUF1653 domain-containing protein: MKVEPGLYQHYKGPQYRVFSVARHSETEEEVVFYQALYGDYGFWVRPLSMFLESVEVDGEQVPRFALVQAEPSLFSRP, translated from the coding sequence ATGAAAGTCGAACCTGGGCTCTATCAGCATTACAAGGGGCCGCAGTACCGCGTTTTCAGCGTTGCGCGGCATTCCGAGACCGAAGAAGAAGTGGTGTTTTACCAAGCACTGTATGGCGATTACGGCTTTTGGGTGCGTCCCTTGAGCATGTTCCTGGAGTCGGTCGAAGTTGACGGCGAACAGGTCCCGCGCTTTGCTTTGGTGCAGGCTGAACCGAGCCTTTTTTCAAGGCCATAA
- the fadA gene encoding acetyl-CoA C-acyltransferase FadA — MSLNPRDVVIVDFGRTPMGRSKGGMHRNTRAEDMSAHLISKLLERNVKVDPSEVEDVIWGCVNQTLEQGWNIARMASLMTQIPHTAAGQTVSRLCGSSMSALHTAAQAIMTGNGDVFVVGGVEHMGHVSMMHGVDPNPHMSLYAAKASGMMGLTAEMLGKMHGITREQQDAFGVRSHQLAHKATLEGKFKDEIIPMQGYDENGFLKLFDYDETIRPETTLESLAALKPAFNPKGGTVTAGTSSQITDGASCMIVMSAQRAQDLGIAPMAVIRSMAVAGVDPAIMGYGPVPATQKALKRAGLSIADIDFFELNEAFAAQALPVLKDLKVLDKMNEKVNLHGGAIALGHPFGCSGARISGTLLNVMKQNGGTFGVSTMCIGLGQGIATVFERV, encoded by the coding sequence ATGAGCTTGAATCCAAGAGACGTCGTGATTGTCGACTTCGGTCGTACTCCGATGGGCCGCTCCAAGGGCGGCATGCACCGCAACACCCGCGCCGAAGACATGTCGGCGCACCTGATCAGCAAACTGCTGGAACGTAACGTCAAGGTCGATCCGAGCGAAGTCGAAGACGTCATCTGGGGCTGCGTGAACCAGACCCTGGAGCAGGGCTGGAACATCGCCCGCATGGCGTCCCTGATGACCCAGATCCCGCACACCGCTGCCGGCCAGACCGTCAGCCGTCTGTGTGGCTCGTCCATGAGTGCCCTGCACACTGCTGCGCAAGCGATCATGACCGGTAACGGTGACGTTTTCGTGGTGGGCGGCGTCGAGCATATGGGTCACGTGAGCATGATGCACGGTGTCGATCCGAACCCGCACATGTCGCTGTACGCGGCAAAAGCCTCGGGCATGATGGGTTTGACCGCAGAAATGCTCGGCAAGATGCACGGCATCACCCGTGAGCAGCAGGATGCCTTCGGCGTGCGCTCCCACCAGCTCGCCCATAAAGCGACCCTGGAAGGCAAGTTCAAAGACGAAATCATCCCGATGCAGGGCTATGACGAGAACGGTTTCCTGAAACTGTTTGACTACGACGAAACCATTCGTCCGGAAACTACCCTGGAAAGCCTGGCGGCGTTGAAGCCGGCCTTCAATCCAAAGGGCGGCACCGTGACGGCGGGTACTTCGTCGCAGATCACTGATGGTGCTTCGTGCATGATCGTGATGTCGGCGCAGCGTGCTCAGGACCTGGGCATTGCGCCAATGGCGGTGATCCGTTCGATGGCAGTGGCGGGTGTGGATCCGGCGATCATGGGCTATGGTCCAGTACCGGCTACACAAAAAGCACTGAAGCGCGCGGGTCTGAGCATTGCCGATATCGACTTCTTCGAGCTCAACGAAGCTTTCGCCGCACAGGCCTTGCCTGTACTGAAAGATTTGAAAGTACTCGACAAGATGAACGAGAAGGTTAACCTGCACGGCGGCGCGATCGCCCTGGGTCACCCATTCGGTTGTTCCGGTGCGCGTATCTCCGGCACCTTGCTCAATGTGATGAAGCAAAATGGCGGCACCTTCGGTGTGTCGACCATGTGCATTGGCCTCGGCCAGGGCATTGCCACCGTCTTCGAACGCGTTTAA